GGCCCCCCGGTGCCCGGTCAGCTTACCCGATTCTCGCCCCCGGTCGAGTTGCGATGGGGGGGCCGCGCAGCGCTGCCGCGACTGGCCGCGGTCGCCTGGGGTGGATACCTTGGGGGCGTGTTTCCTACCTCGAGACGGATGCTTCGTCCGGGAGGTGTTGCCATGAGAGCGATCTCTTTCGTTGCGGCCGCTGCGGCCGCGCTCGCCGTCGTCTCTTCGGCCGGGGATTCCAGGTCGGGAGACGCAACCCAAGTGGAAATTGCCGAGTGGCCGGTGCCCTGGGAGGACACCCGGCCCAGGGACCCCTATGTAGACGGCCGGGGGAGGGTCTGGTTCGTGGGGCAGCGGGGCGACTACCTCGCCGTTTTCGAGCCCGCCACGGCCGCGTTCCGCCGCTATGACCTCGACCCCGGTGCCGGGCCCCACAACCTCCTGGTCGATCGGGAGGGGCTGGTCTGGTACGCGGGCAACCGGGCAGCCCACATCGGCCGGCTCGACCCGGCGACCGGGGAGATCGTCCAGTACCCCATGCCCGACCCGGCGGCCCGGGATCCCCATACGCTCGCCTTCGATCCGGCCGGGGACATCTGGTTTACGGTCCAGGGTGGAAACTTCGTCGGCAAGCTCACGACAGCCACCGGGAGGGTGGATCTGATCCGGGTGCCGACGCCCGGCGCCCGGCCCTACGGTATCGTCGCGGATGGGGCAGGGCGCCCTTGGTTCGTCGCCTTCGGTACCCACAAGGTCGGAACGGTAGACCCGAGGACCCTGGAGCTGCGAGAGATTTCGCTGCCCCGGGAGGCCGCCCGGCCCCGGCGCCTGGACCTGACGGCCGATGGCGGGGTCTGGTACGTGGACTACGCCCAGGGCTACCTCGGGCGGCTGGACCCGGCCACGGGCGGCGTGCGGGAGTGGCGGGTGCCGGGCGGGGAGGGCGCCCGGCCCTACGCCCTGGCGGCGGACGACCGGGGCCGCCTGTGGTTCGTGGAGACCGGGCCTCGGCCGAACCGCCTTACGGGGTTCGATCCGGGGACCGAGCAGTTCTTCAGCCGCACCGA
This region of Thermodesulfobacteriota bacterium genomic DNA includes:
- a CDS encoding lyase, which gives rise to MRAISFVAAAAAALAVVSSAGDSRSGDATQVEIAEWPVPWEDTRPRDPYVDGRGRVWFVGQRGDYLAVFEPATAAFRRYDLDPGAGPHNLLVDREGLVWYAGNRAAHIGRLDPATGEIVQYPMPDPAARDPHTLAFDPAGDIWFTVQGGNFVGKLTTATGRVDLIRVPTPGARPYGIVADGAGRPWFVAFGTHKVGTVDPRTLELREISLPREAARPRRLDLTADGGVWYVDYAQGYLGRLDPATGGVREWRVPGGEGARPYALAADDRGRLWFVETGPRPNRLTGFDPGTEQFFSRTEFPSGAGSVRHMIFHRPTRKLWFGTDENTLGRARLP